A region from the Aricia agestis chromosome 12, ilAriAges1.1, whole genome shotgun sequence genome encodes:
- the LOC121732520 gene encoding 26S proteasome non-ATPase regulatory subunit 4, producing MVLESTMICVDNSDYMRNGDFLPTRLQAQQDAVNLVCHSKTRSNPENNVGLLTLANVEVLATLTSDVGRILSKLHRVQPNGDINILTGIRIAHLALKHRQGKNHKMRIVVFVGSPINSDEKEMVKLAKRLKKEKVSCDVVSFGEDSENNPLLTSFVNTLNGKDNTSGGSHLVSVPAGGCVVLSEALISSPIIGGDGAGPSGSGLSPFEFGVDPNEDPELALALRVSMEEQRQRQEEESRRQQATTEGETPKASEGAQDTGMERAIAMSLGEGEAMELSEEEQIALAMQMSMQQEARQAEESMDVSEEYAEVMNDPAFLQSVLENLPGVDPQSEAIRNAMSTFKKDKDDKDKEEKDKKEKDGSGSSKKN from the coding sequence atGGTTTTGGAGAGCACTATGATATGTGTAGACAACAGCGATTACATGAGAAATGGTGATTTCCTTCCGACGAGGCTCCAAGCGCAGCAAGATGCAGTCAACTTGGTATGTCACTCTAAAACCCGATCGAACCCTGAGAATAACGTCGGCTTACTAACTCTAGCTAACGTCGAGGTGCTAGCCACTCTCACTAGCGACGTGGGAAGGATACTGTCCAAGCTGCACCGCGTCCAGCCCAATGGTGACATTAACATTCTAACAGGAATTCGCATCGCACACTTGGCTCTCAAACATCGTCAGGGCAAGAACCACAAGATGCGTATTGTCGTCTTCGTCGGATCCCCGATCAACTCAGACGAGAAGGAAATGGTGAAATTGGCCAAAAGACTGAAAAAAGAGAAGGTATCATGTGATGTTGTATCATTCGGGGAGGACTCTGAAAACAATCCTTTGTTGACCTCATTCGTCAATACCTTAAACGGCAAGGATAATACATCCGGTGGGAGCCACCTTGTGTCTGTACCGGCAGGGGGCTGTGTAGTGCTGTCAGAGGCTTTGATTTCGAGTCCCATTATTGGTGGAGATGGTGCTGGCCCATCTGGCTCCGGTTTGTCGCCGTTCGAGTTCGGAGTAGATCCCAATGAAGACCCAGAGTTGGCTCTCGCTCTGAGGGTGTCCATGGAGGAGCAGAGGCAAAGACAGGAGGAGGAGTCTCGACGACAGCAGGCTACCACTGAGGGAGAAACTCCCAAAGCCAGTGAAGGAGCCCAGGACACAGGAATGGAGAGAGCCATTGCAATGTCCCTCGGTGAAGGCGAAGCTATGGAGTTGTCTGAGGAGGAGCAGATCGCTCTGGCCATGCAAATGAGCATGCAGCAGGAGGCTCGTCAGGCTGAAGAGAGTATGGATGTCTCAGAGGAGTATGCTGAAGTCATGAACGACCCGGCTTTCCTTCAAAGTGTTTTGGAGAACCTTCCCGGCGTAGACCCCCAGAGTGAAGCTATAAGAAATGCTATGTCCACCTTCAAAAAAGATAAGGACGACAAAGACAAAGAAGAGAAGGATAAGAAAGAAAAAGATGGTTCTGGAAGTTCCAAGAAAAactaa
- the LOC121732215 gene encoding dynein axonemal assembly factor 5: MTENKQTLESNPRAYLEQYILSLQSDSKAVRRRALVNINDEIFENSSNSGCDLAVVFPDIYAYILKSFSDESESCRETAISIVSNFIDRLPLNDYYLTYILPVIVRRIGCPEIVEESEEIRLVLIQLVHKIIVKYKGTNYLTPFLNDFTSILTKTSTDPFPKVKIEACECIIMLSKSMPRDFHFQAESFVKPVLSNFPHQHFRVRVAAVRAIGAIVMAGNYKCFELSITPMAEKLFDENTQVRLQVTMEVGNWMLSYRDRYSFWHKMIPLLLTSLSDVMADVRVAATNLWNDIGLQYMEENEEDLKKKTDFLKDVPSHYPDVKRPNLGCRALVQSNIGKIVPAIGREMDGWQADARLRSAQLLCWLLLCAEEGSTQHSSAITRILLRGAADDDERVVQEIKRASELFGYFITPDVWWPLLKAELDSWCCFFVVANIITGSRADQLQEVMSQLCKELADPDRCRTRKLKYQRNLIHVSESLMDVCAAAVSAVAEQLFIINFTVYAMPSDEKIQFMAFGNLDKLRHITGCGLSISALYERHIHRVLSAITSEPLTWTLLTPDCALLDCVMLHSGSALGSQLHLLAPLLKETLGTPKVDPEVKLKIFTALSTVLLQRQKNFSKCDQDKLEAFLNIVIKEVILPNLVWTPGRTAEATRTAAVACLCAALQDDVTQDGGGDTQGEVVNLFPSKESLEPFLDEMVPLLVGLVDDNSSLTRQHTLRAICSLAELAHKWECFTADMLHKLYFVVLKRLDDCTPAVRSSAARTLPVLYSRRPRDYDTCVFAAHVDALYAAMLVHLDDVDETFRGEMLEALLKVSDVDPRLLMKKVTANIHLYRNKAAYEKLKKHLETIIS; encoded by the exons ATGACTGAAAACAAGCAAACGTTGGAAAGTAATCCGCGCGCCTATTTGGAGCAATATATCTTGTCTTTGCAAAGTGATTCTAAAGCAGTCAGAAGGCGTGCATTGGTAAACATAAATGATGAAATATTTGAAAACTCAAGCAATTCAGGATGTGATCTGGCTGTGGTTTTTCCAGACATATACGCGTACATACTAAAAAGCTTTTCAGATGAGTCAGAATCATGTAGGGAAACGGCGATATCGATTGTTTCGAATTTCATAGATCGCCTGCCACTAAATGATTATTATCTTACGTACATACTTCCTGTGATCGTACGTCGAATAGGGTGTCCCGAAATAGTCGAAGAGTCTGAGGAAATTCGATTAGTGCTCATACAACTTGTGCACAAAATAATAGTGAAATATAAGGGGACGAACTACCTGACACCATTTCTAAATGATTTTACAAGCATTTTGACTAAAACCAGCACGGATCCGTTTCCGAAAGTGAAAATCGAGGCTTGTGAATGCATAATCATGCTGTCTAAATCTATGCCAAGGGATTTCCACTTTCAAGCAGAAAGTTTTGTCAAACCTGTATTATCAAACTTTCCTCATCAACATTTCAGAGTGAGGGTCGCAGCTGTAAGGGCTATAG GAGCTATAGTAATGGCAGGCAACTACAAATGTTTTGAGCTGTCCATAACACCAATGGCGGAGAAGCTCTTTGATGAGAACACACAAGTCAGGCTGCAGGTGACCATGGAGGTTGGCAACTGGATGCTGAGCTACCGAGATAGATATTCATTCTGGCATAAAATGATACCATTATTGTTGACTAG CTTGAGTGATGTAATGGCAGATGTAAGAGTGGCAGCAACTAATCTCTGGAATGACATTGGGCTTCAATATATGGAGGAGAATGAGGAAGATTTGAAGAAGAAAACAGATTTCCTCAAAGATGTGCCCTCACACTACCCTGATGTGAAGAGACCAAATTTAGGATGCAGGGCCTTGGTACAAAGCAATATTGGCAAGATAGTTCCTGCTATTGGAAGAG AGATGGACGGGTGGCAAGCCGACGCTCGTCTTCGCTCCGCGCAGCTGCTGTGCTGGCTGCTGCTGTGTGCGGAAGAAGGCAGCACGCAGCACTCCAGTGCTATTACCAGGATTCTGTTGCGCGGCGCTGCTGATGATGACGAGCGCGTTGTGCAAGAG ATCAAACGCGCCTCGGAGCTGTTCGGGTATTTCATCACCCCAGATGTTTGGTGGCCGTTACTGAAGGCCGAGCTGGACTCGTGGTGTTGTTTCTTCGTGGTGGCCAATATCATCACCGGCTCAAGAGCTGATCAGCTGCAGGAGGTCATGAGTCAGCTGTGCAAGGAACTGGCTGATCCAGACAGATGTAGGACGAGAAAG CTGAAATACCAACGCAACTTGATACATGTGAGCGAATCTCTCATGGACGTATGCGCGGCGGCGGTGTCCGCGGTCGCCGAGCAGTTGTTCATCATCAACTTTACTGTGTATGCTATGCCCAGTGATGAGAAGATACAGTTTATGGCTTTCg GCAACTTGGACAAGCTGCGCCATATAACAGGGTGTGGTCTGAGTATAAGCGCTCTATACGAGAGACATATACACCGCGTGCTGTCCGCTATAACCAGTGAGCCGCTCACATGGACGCTGCTCACTCCCGACTGCGCTCTGCTGGACTGTGTTATGTTGCACTCAG GTTCTGCTTTAGGCTCCCAGCTGCATCTGCTAGCTCCCCTCCTAAAAGAGACGCTCGGGACACCGAAGGTGGATCCAGAAGTCAAGCTGAAGATATTCACGGCTCTGTCCACGGTGTTGCTGCAGCGACAGAAGAACTTCAGTAAATGCGATCAAGACAAGTTGGAGGCGTTCTTGAATATTGTTATAAAGG AGGTGATCCTGCCCAACCTGGTGTGGACACCGGGTCGCACGGCGGAGGCGACGCGCACGGCCGCGGTGGCGTGTCTGTGCGCCGCGCTGCAGGATGACGTCACACAAGATGGCGGCGGTGATACGCAGGGGGAG GTTGTGAACCTATTCCCCAGTAAGGAGAGTCTAGAGCCGTTTTTGGACGAGATGGTCCCTCTGCTGGTGGGACTGGTCGACGACAACTCGTCACTAACGCGCCAACACACACTCCGAGCTATATGCAGCTTGGCCGAGCTCGCTCACAAGTGGGAATGCTTTACCGCTGATATGCTACATAAGCTGTACTTTG TGGTTCTCAAGCGTCTCGACGACTGTACGCCCGCGGTGCGGTCGAGCGCGGCGCGCACGCTACCCGTGCTATACTCGCGCCGCCCCCGCGACTACGACACGTGCGTGTTCGCCGCGCACGTCGACGCGCTCTACGCCGCCATGTTGGTGCATTTGGACGACGTGGATGAGACGTTTAGAGGAGAGATGCTag AGGCTCTCCTCAAAGTGAGTGACGTTGACCCAAGACTCCTGATGAAGAAAGTGACGGCGAATATACATTTGTACAGAAATAAAGCGGCGTACGAAAAGTTGAAGAAACACTTAGAAACCATCATAAGTTGA
- the LOC121732217 gene encoding mesencephalic astrocyte-derived neurotrophic factor homolog, producing the protein MVQFSTFHLLFLAACLQITLALKEGDCEVCIKTVEKFAATLTDDVKKDPKLIERDFKKFCKGSKNKENRFCYYLGGLEESATGILGELSKPLSWSMPADKICEKLKKKDAQICDLRFEKQIDLNNVDLKKLKVRDLKKILNDWDEVCDGCIEKTDFIKRIEELKPKYMGRSEL; encoded by the coding sequence ATGGTGCAATTTAGTACTTTTCATTTATTATTCCTGGCCGCGTGCCTACAAATCACCCTCGCACTGAAGGAAGGCGATTGTGAAGTGTGTATTAAAACCGTAGAAAAATTCGCAGCCACATTAACAGACGACGTAAAGAAGGACCCGAAACTCATAGAGAGAGACTTCAAGAAGTTCTGCAAAGGTTCGAAGAATAAAGAGAATAGGTTCTGCTACTATTTAGGAGGTCTCGAGGAATCGGCTACCGGCATCCTCGGAGAGTTGTCTAAACCGCTTAGCTGGTCGATGCCCGCTGACAAAATTTGCGAAAAGCTGAAGAAGAAGGATGCCCAGATCTGCGACCTTCGATTCGAGAAACAGATTGATTTAAATAACGTCGATCTCAAGAAACTGAAGGTTCGTGACTTGAAGAAGATCCTAAACGACTGGGACGAGGTGTGCGATGGTTGCATTGAAAAGACGGACTTTATTAAGAGAATAGAAGAGTTAAAACCCAAGTACATGGGTAGATCTGAATTGTAA
- the LOC121732333 gene encoding putative ATP synthase subunit f, mitochondrial has protein sequence MAIGDYPKEYNPAVHGPYDPARYYGKPDTPFGQVKISELGAWLGRRNKTPSAFAGACSRAWWRWQHKYMQPKRMGIAPLFQLVVGSMAFFYVINYGKIKHHRNYKYH, from the exons ATGGCCATCGGTGATTATCCAAAAGAGTATAATCCAGCGGTTCATGGGCCCTACGACCCCGCTCGTTACTATGGAAAAC CTGATACTCCTTTCGGACAAGTGAAAATCTCTGAACTCGGGGCGTGGCTCGGACGCAGGAACAAGACTCCGTCCGCGTTCGCCGGAGCTTGCAGCCGAG cctGGTGGAGGTGGCAACACAAGTACATGCAGCCTAAGAGAATGGGTATTGCCCCACTCTTCCAACTTGTGGTTGGATCAATGGCTTTCTTCTATGTTATCAACTACGGCAAAATca AGCACCACAGGAACTACAAGTACCACTAA